In Deinococcus aquiradiocola, the sequence CGTGCGCGGCGCGACGAGGGTGCTGTTGCTGCCCACGAACACGCCCGCACCGATCTCGGTGCGGTGCTTGTTCAGGCCGTCGTAGTTCGCGACGATGGTGCCCGCCCCGATGTTCGTTTCCGCGCCGATCTCCACGTCACCCAGGTACGCGAGGTGTCCGGCCTTCACGCCCGAGTGCAGGTGCGCGTTCTTGGTCTCCACGAAATTCCCGATGTGGACGCCCTCTTCGAGGACCGTACCGGGACGCAGGCGCGCGAAGGGGCCGACGTCGCTGCCGCCCGCCACGCGCGCTTCCTGCAGGACGCTGTGCGCGTGCACGACGCTGCCGCCCGCCAGGGCGCTGCCCGTCACGACCGCGAATGGGCCCAGCTGCGCGCCGTCCCCGAGGGTGCTGTCCTGCACGACGCTGTACGGGCCGACCTGCACGCCCTCGCCGAGGGTGGTATGGCCGAGCAGGTGCGCGCCCGCCGCGATCACGCTGTCGCGCCCGATGGTGACGGTGTCGTGAATGACGGTGTTGGCGGGATCCTGCAGGGTGACGCCGGCGCGCATGTGCGCCTCGTTCACGCGGCGGCGCATGATGGCTTCCAGTTCCGCGAGCTGCACGCGGTCGTTGGCGCCCATCACCTCGCCGGGGTCGGCGATGCGGAACGCGGCGACGCGCGAGCCGCCCTCGCGGTACAGGGCGAGCAGGTCCGTGATGTAGTACTCGCCCGCGACGTTGTCGTTCCCGATGCGGGCCGCGAGTTCCGGCGCCTGCGGGTCCATGACGTACACGCCGCTGTTGAATTCCCGCACGCGGCGCTCCTCGGGAGTGGCGGCCTTTTCTTCCACGATGCGCTGCACGTCACCGTTGTCGGCGCGGATGATGCGGCCGTACCCGGTCGCGTCCGGCAGTTCGCTCGTCAGGACGGTCAGGGCGTTGCCCTGGGAGCGGTGCGCGTCCAGGAAGGCCTGCAGGGTGGCGTGCGGCAGCATGGGGCTGTCGCCGTACAGCAGCAGCACGTCCGCGCCGCCCTGGAGCCGCTGTGAGGCGGTCAGGAAGGCGTGCCCGGTCCCGAGCTGCTGTTCCTGTCGCGCGAACTGCACGCCGAGCGGCCGGAGGGTCTCCTCGACCTGTTCGGCGCCGTGCCCGGTGACGACCACGATGTCGCGCGCGCCGAGGCCCTGCGCGAGCTTCACGCTCCACGCGACCATCGGGCGGCCCAGCACCGGGTGCAGCATCTTGGGCAGCGAGGACTTCATGCGGGTGCCCTGTCCCGCCGCGAGGATCACCACGTCCAGCGGACGTGCGGCGGGCGCGTGCGGGGCGCTCACGCCTTCACCGGATCGGTGACTGGGGCCGGTTCCGTCCACGGCTGTTCCGGCTGCCTGCGGATCCGCACGAGCAGCAGGATGGCCACGATCACGAGCGGGATGCTGACGAGCTGCGTCTCGGTGAACAGGCCGATGCCGGACTTGTCGAGGCCCTCCGAGAGGTACACCTTCCAGGGGAGCGGGTTGAGGCGGAAGGTCTCCTCCCACCCGGCGCGCAGCAGGCTGTACCACAGCCAGAACTGCCAGAAGGTCCAGCCGGGGCGGCGGGAACGCAGCCAGGAGAACACCGCGACGCTCAGGATGATGCCGATGATCACGCCGTACAGCTGCGTGAAGTGCACGGGCGCCGTCATGACCTGCTGACCGGCGATGTTCTGGCAGTACTGCACGAGGTTCAGGGGCGTGGCGGCGCTGCACATGCTGTCGTGGAAGCCGCGCGCCCAGGCGGGCCAGTGGTACCCGACGGCCCAGCCGGTGACGCGGCCCACGGTGTCCGAGCCGTTCATGATGTTGCCGATGCGTCCGCCGATGATGCCGAAGCACACGCCCGGCACGAACAGGTCCGCGTACTTGTAGAAGTTGATGCGGTGCCTGCGTGCCGCCCACACGAGGTACGCCACGCCGAAGATCAGGCCGCCGTGGATGCTGATGCCGCCCTGCCGGATGTTCACGATGTCGTACAGCAGCGGCAGGCCCGACTTGCCTGCGAAGAGGTTCCATGACGTCGCCACGAAGAACAGGCGCGCGCCGATCAGGCCCCACAGCACGGCCCACAGGATCATGTCTGAGAAGAGCTGCTCGTTGAGGCCCCGCTGCCGGGCCATGCGGGTGCCGAGGACCGCGCCGATCACGATGCCGAGGGTGATCAGGACGCCGTACCACGCGATGGTGAAGCTGCCGATTTGAAGGAAGACTGGATGCATAGGTATCGGCGTCAGTGTACCCCGTCACGCGTGCCTGCCCGGCCGCGTGCGGCGTGCAGTCCGCACGTGGCCGCGGGGCGGGTCAGGGGGTGGGCGGGGTGAGGCGGCGCAGGCGGGACGCGCCGATCACGCCCTTGAGCAGCACGTGGCCGTCCCGCACGAGGACCGGCACGTCCCAGCCGTACCGGCGTTCGAGGTCCGCGTCGCCCGTGATCTCCACGCGGGTGTACGGCCACCCGGCGGCGTCCAGGGCGGCCTGCGCGTCCTCGCACAGGTGGCAGCCGTTCCGGGAGTACAGGGTGTCAGGCACGCAGGATGCTCCCGGCCGGGTCCCACAGGCGCCACAGTTCGAAGAGGCCGATCAGGAGGTGCAGCACGAATTTCGCGGCGATGCCGGTCAGCAGGCCGATCAATGTGCCCCACGCGGCCCGCAGCGCCTCCATGAACGGTTTGCGGACCCACACGAGTTCCGCGAGGAGCGCGCCCGCCAGCGGCCCGAGGATCAGGCCGAAGGGAATGAAGATGCCGACCAGCCCGCCGATCAGGGCGCCCCAGCCCGCCTGGCGGCTCCCGCCGTAGCGGCGCGCGCCCCACGCGGACGCGAAGTTGTCAATGAGCGAGATGGCGACCGTCAGGGCCGCGAAGCTCAGCAGGAACGGCAGGTCCGGCCACGGCTGGAAGCCGTCCATCAGGGTGGCGACCACCGATCCCGCGAAGATGATGAGGGTGGCGGGCAGCACCGGCACGAAGGTGCCGACCATGCCCACCAGCCAGCAGACCAGGAAGACGAGGAAGGGCCAGGACATGAGGTCAGCGTAAGGCATGCGGGCCGGGACGCGTGCACCCTCCGGGCTGGTCATGCGGTGCGGGTCAGGGGCGGTCGTCCAGCAGGAGCTGCATGAATGCGAGGTCCAGCCAGCGGCCGAACTTGCGGCCCACCTGCCGGAAATGCGCGACCTGCTCGAAGCCGAGCGAGACGTGCAGCGCGATGCTGGCGGCGTTGCTGGCGTCCACGCCGCCCACCAGCACGTGCAGGCCCGCGTCCCGCGCGTGCGTGATCACGGGCTGCATCAGGGCGCGCCCGAGGCCCTGGCGGTGCGCGGTGGCGCTCACGTACACGCTGTGCTCGGCGGTGTGCGCGTACCCGGGTTTCGTGCGGAACGCGCCGTACGTGGACCAGCCGAGGACCGTGCCGCCGCGCTCCGCGACGAAGACGGGGTGTCCGTGCGCGGCCTTGTCGTCCCACCACGCGAGGCGCGACGCGAGCGTGACGGGTTCGAGGTCGTAGCTCGCGGTGGTGTGCAGGACCGCCTCGTTGTAGATGTCGAGGATGGCGGGCACGTCGCCTCGCGTGGCGGGGCGCACGGCGGTCAGGGGGCCTGGCAGCGTCATGCTTCCGGTATATCCGGCCGGGCGTGGGCTGGCAAGGGCCGCCGCGCCCTGCGGCACACGCGCAGGACCGCCTGCCGGGGCGTGCGCGGGCGACCGAGGTGGTCCGGCCCGACCGGGGGCCCCGCACCTAACGCCCGTTCGGTTCGGGGCGCTAGACTGCCCGCATGTCCAACGCAGTGATCGTGGCGGCGTCCCGCACGCCCGTCGGCCGGTTCCTCGGCGCCCTGGAGTCCGTGAGTGCCGTGCAGCTCGGCACCGTCACCCTCCACGAAACCCTCTCCCGCAGCGGCCTCTCCCCCGACCTCGTCGAGGAAGTCATCATGGGGCAGGTCGTGCAGGCCGGCAGCGGCCAGAACCCCGCTCGGCAGGCCGCCATCCACGCGGGCGTCCCCAGCGCCGCCGGGGCGCTCACCATCAACAAGGTGTGCGGCAGCGGCCTGAAAGCCGTCATCCTCGCCGCGCAGAGCATCCGCGCGGGCGACCAGAGCGCCGTCCTCGCGGGCGGCATGGAAAGCATGAGCGGCAGCCCCTACCTGCTGCCCGGCGCGCGCCAGGGGTACCGCATGGGGCACCAGACGGCCCTCGACGCGAACACCCAGGACGGCCTGTGGTGCAGCATCGGGCAGGAAGGCATGGGCATGACCGGCGAACGCGTCGCGGACCACTACGGCATCAGCCGCGCCGAACAGGACGCCTACGCCCTCGCCAGCCAGCAGAAGGCCGTCGCCGCCATGCAGGCGGGCCGCTTCACGGACGAGATCGTGCCCGTCACCGTCCACGGCCGCAAGGGCGACACCGTCGTCAGCACCGACGAAGGCCCCCGCCCCGAAACGACCGCCGAAAGCCTCGCACGGCTCCGGCCCGCCTTCAGGGCGGACGGCACCGTCACCGCCGGGAACGCGCCCGGCCTGAACGACGGCGCGGCCAGCCTGATGGTCACGTCCCGCGAACTCGCGCAGGCGCACGGCCTGCCCGTCCTCGCCGAGATCCTCGGATACGCCACCGGCGGCCTCGACCCCGAGTGGGTCATGATGACGCCCGTCCCCGCCACCCGCACCCTCCTGCAGAAGCTCGGCTGGCAGGCGAGCGACGTGGACCTCTGGGAACTCAACGAGGCGTTCAGCGTCCAGAGCCTCGCCGTGACCCGCGAACTGAACCTCGACCCGGACCGCGTCAACGTCCACGGCGGCGCCGTCGCCCTCGGTCACCCCATCGGCGCCTCGGGCGCACGCATCCTCGTGACGCTCCTCCATGCCCTGCGCCAGCACGACCGCGAAACCGGCGTCGCCACCCTCTGCATGGGTGGCGGCAACGGTCTCGCCCTCGCCGTCAGACGCGTATGAGCACACGCGCACCCGGTCAGGCAGGCGCAATCCGGCACGCGGAAGCGGGTAAGCTGAACGCATGACCGCCCCCACCCTGTTCATCGTGACCAGCAGCTACCTGAAACCCAAGACCGAGATCGCCGAAGTCACCCCGCAGCACCGCGAGTGGCTCGACCAGCACTACCGCTCCGGGCTGTTCATCGTGTCGGGCCGCATGGTCAGCGGGCAGGGCGGCGTGATCCTGGCCCGCGCCGAAACGCAGGCGGAACTCGAAGCGGTGTTCGCCGAGGACCCCTTCGTGCAGCAGGGCTGCTCCGAGTACAGCTACGTCGCCTTCACGCCCGTCAAACGCGGCGCGGCCCTCCACATCGAAGGCATCCCGCTGGTGGAGTGAACGGCAGACAGGGCCACCGACTTCACGCCCGGACCGCTCCGTCTGACGGTGAAGAGGGGTCCATTTCCGTCCGCTGAAGAGGACCGGGATGCCAGTTGACTCAACGTGGTCGCCAGGATCGACCTGCCCGGGCAGGCATGGGTGCAGGCCGCCGGGCTGTTCGTCATGACGTCCGAACTGGCGCACTTCCGTGACGAACTGCTGTACATCGGGACCAGTCAGTCGTCTCTTCCTCAGGCGATTCAGGACATCAACCTCATCCTCCATCGTGTCCCGGTGAAGGGTGATCCAGGCCAGGAGATCAAGGCCAGTAAAGGAGCGTTCATATGCTGTTCGGTGTGATCGGTGCGGGGCAGATGGGGGGCGGGATCGCGCAGGTGGCCGCCCAGTCGGGGTTCGACGTGGTGGTGCAGGACGTGCGGCAGGAGTTCCTGGACCGGGGCCGGGCCAACATCGGGAAGTCGCTGGCGAAGCTGCACGAGAAGGGTCGGCTGGCGGAAACTCCGGAGGTCGTGCTGGGCCGCATGCGGTTCACGACGGCGCTGGAGGACTTCGCGGGGTGCGATCTGGTGGTGGAGGCCATCGTGGAGCAGGAGGCCGTGAAAACGGAACTGTTCCGGTCGCTGGGCTGCATCGTGAAGCCGGAGGGGGTGCTGGCGAGCAACACGAGCAGCATTCCGATCACGGCGCTCGCCACGTCGTCGGGGCGGCCGGAGCGGTTCATCGGGATGCATTTCATGAATCCGGTGCCGCTGATGGGTCTGGTGGAGGTCATCCGGGGGTACCGGACGAGCGACGAGACGGCACGCTTCGTGATGGACACGGCAGAACAGATGGGCAAGACGCCGCTCACCTGCAACGATTTCCCGGGGTTCGTGAGCAACCGCATCCTGATGCCGATGCTGAACGAGGCGATTCAGTGCGTGATGGAGGGCGTGGCGGACAAGGAGGCGATCGACGGGATCATGCGGCTCGGCATGAATCACCCGATGGGGCCGCTGACGCTGGCGGACTTCATCGGGCTGGACACGTGCCTGAGCATCATGGAGGTGCTGCACCAGGGCCTGGGTGACGACAAGTACCGGCCGTCTCCCCTGCTGCGCAAGATGGTGCAGGCGGGCCTGCTGGGCCGCAAGAGCGGCGAGGGCTTCTACCGCTACGACTGACGGAGCGCGGGGGCCGTTCCGGGCGCGCTCACGTCCCCCCGGTCACACACAGGGCAGTGATGCGCGGACGACCGGCAGATTCCATGTGGATGGCCGGTCGTTCCCCGTATGCTGGGGGCATCGTGAGTGACCCGGATCGCCTGTACCGCATCCTGCCGCAGCCGCCGTTCACGCCTCAGATCGGGGCGCTGGTCGAGATGATGAACTACGCGCGCAGCACGACGCTGCAGGCGGTGCACGACCTGAGCGTGAACGAGCTGGACGCGGTGCCGCCCGGATTCTCGAACAGCATCGGGATGCTGCTGGCGCACGTGGCGGCGACGGACCGCCTGTACCAGACGGCGAGTTTTGAGGGCGTGGACCCGTACGAGACGGAAGCGTACGCGCCGTTCGTGGGCGCCATGTCGTTCGGGAAGGACGGGGAGCGCGTGCAGGGCCGGACGCTGGAGGAGCTGCTGGCGCAGCTGGCCGAGGTGCGGGAGGAGACGTTACGGCAGTTCGCGGCGCGGGACGACGCGTGGCTGCAGGAGGTCATGACGGCGTGGGACGATTTCCGGCCGAACCAGCACTGGGCGTGGTTTCACGTGATGGAGGACGAGGTCAGTCACCGCGGGCAGATCCGCGTGATCCGCAACGCCCTGCGGGCCGCGCGCGGCTGACGCACCGGCCTGCTGACCCGGCGGGGGTCAGCGGAGGGCGCGCGTGAAGCGCCGGTGGTGGCCGTCCGCTTCCAGGCCCGCGTCCGTCCATCCGGCGCGGGCCGTGACGTTCAGGGAGCGGGCGTTACCGGGACGCACGCGGGCGTACAGGGCGCGGTAACCGGCCTGGCGGGCCACGTCTTCCAGGGCCTGCACGGCGAGCGTCATGAGGCCCGAGTGGCGGGCGCTGAGCCAGTACCCGATCTCGGCGGCGTCCGTGTCGGCGCTCTTGATGTCGAGCGCGCCGACGGTCCGTCCACACGGGGACTGCAGGGCGAACACGAAGTGCGTGCCGTCCCGCCATCCGGCCCGCAGCCACGCGAGGAACGCTGCGGCGTCCGCGTCGCTGTACGGCTGGCCGCCGCAGCGTTCGCGGAACAGCCAGTCGTAGATGAGCGGCTCGTTGCACGCGGCGGTCAGGTCGGCGCGCAATTCCGGGGTGTCCTGCAGGGCGTCGGCGCGCGTGAGGGTGTACACCTTGCCGGAGCGCGGGTGCGTGAGGGGCAGCGCGAGCGTGCCGGGGAAGGCGGGCGGGACGGCGGTCACCCCCCGAGCATAGCGGCCGCCCGCGCCGGATGTCCGGTCAGGTGCGGGCAGCGGCGTGGTACTCGTCGTTCGGCACGAAGCCGAGCGCCGAGGAGATACGGTTCGTCATGTTGAACATGCCGATGACCTGCGTGAGTTCCAGGATCTGCGGGTCGGTGAGGCCGTGACCTCGCAGCGGGCCGAGGTCCTGCTCGCGCATCGCTTCGGGCGTGCGCGTGAGCTTCTCGGCGAAGTCCAGCATGGCGTGCAGGCGGGCCGTGAGTGGCGCGTGGCGGTGGTTGACGGCCAGCACGCCTTCCAGGTCCGGGGATTGCCCGTCGGCGCTCAGCAGGCCGCGCAGGGCCGCGCCGTGCGACACGGCGCAGTACACGCAGCGGTTGACGTTGCTGACGACCACGGCGATCATCTCGCGCTCCACGGGCGGCAGGAAGCCTTCCTTGTTGAGCAGCAGGTTGAAGTACGCCCACCACGCGCTGAACTGCGCGGGGTTGAGGGCCTGCGCGCGGAAGACGTTCGGGGTGAAGCCGAGGTTCGCGTGGGCTTTGCCCCACAGCTTCACGATGTCGGGCGTGACGGCGTCCTCGCCCGGCACGGCGAGGTACGAGATGCGGCGCGGCGTTCCATCGGGGGTGGTCAGACCGTCTGGGGTGCTCATGCCGCAGGATACCCGTCCGGGAGGGCGGTGAGCTGCTCGTCCGGGCCGGGCCGCTCCAGCTGCGTGCGGAACAGCCGGAAGGTTTCCGGTGTGACGGTCAGGCCGCTCCCGGCGTTGCGGAGCTGCAGTCGCCGCAGGGCCTCGTCGTCCGGGACGTTCAGGGCGTACAGGGACAGCGGCACGCCGAGGCGTGCGGCCCAGGCGCGCAGCTCGTCGCGGCTGGCCCGCGTCCAGTATCCGTCGTCCAGCACGACGCTCGTGCCGGTCTGCAGGCAGCGCTGCGCGATGTCGCGCACGACGACCCGCACGCGCGGCAGGGCGGGGCGGTACACGTGTTCCGGCGGGTCCTGGCCGTGCAGGGTGACCATGATGTCGTCGCTGTTCAGGTGCAGGGCGGGGACGGTGAGGGCGAGGTGGCGGGCGAGGGTGGTCTTGCCGGACGCGATGAAGCCGTGAACGGCGTGGATGGCCGTCATGACGCCTCCCTGAAACGAAGTCGGGCGGGAGAGCGGAAGTGTACCTTCCGCCCTCCCGCCGCGCGTGTGGGGCTCGTCTGCGTTCCGTCCGGATCGAACCCGCACACTGCGGGGTCCGACCGGCATCCGGGTCAGTGCTTCTTGAGGTCGACGTGCTGGCCTTTGCTGCCGCTGGCCTTGCTCTGGTCGAGGAGGCGGTCGGCGATCTCGCCGAGGCGCGGCGCGATGACGCGTTCCTGCAGCACCTTGAAGCCGAGCGTGGCGACGGTCGCGAGGATCGCGCCGCCGACGCTGCCGCCGCCGTTCTTGCTCTGGGCTTTCATGAGGGCCTTCTGGTCCTTCTTGGTGCTGGCGGCGTCCACGTACACGCGGCGCGTGCGGCGGAAGTTGCGGCCCACCAGCACGCCGAGGGCGAGGCCGACGCCGGTCGCGCCGCCAAGCATCTTGAGGGGTTCCTTCTGCATCTTGAGCTGCATGTTCGCCTGCTCGGAGAGGGCGTCGATGCTGCTCTTGAGGCGGGCGCGGGCTTCATCGCGGTCGGTCATCAGTAGCCTTCCTTCTTCATGTCTTCGGCGTAGGTGGGCCGGGTGCTGACCGGGATGCCTTCGCGTTCCGGCTCGTCGCTGGGTTTGCCGTGCGTCGAGGTGGACTGGGGCGCGCCGTGCCCGTGCGTGCCGCCGGTGCTGCTGGTGGCGGGGCGCGCGGCGGGCGTGACGGGGTGGCCGCCGGTGGTGTGGCCGGCGCTGTCGTGGCCGCTGCCGGTCCGGCTGGTGCTGGCGTACCCGGTGCTCGTATGGCCGGCGTCCGTGTGGCTGCCGGTCGCGGCCTTGGCGTTGCCGGTGTAGCCGTACTTCAGGTCGTCCTTCTCGATGTCGCTCATGGGGCGGTTGGGGCCGCTGCTGTCGGGCACGTCACCGCCGAGCTTCTTGAGCGCCATGAAGATCAGGGCGCCCGTCACGATCAGGCTGAAGAGGCCCAGCAGCAGCGACGCGGACCACGGCGCGAGCCCCAGCCGGATCAGGCCGAAGTACACGAACAGGATCAGGAAGATGAGGGCGAGCGTGAGCGGCACGAGCGAGCCGAGCAGCAGCACCACCCCGAGTCCCTTGGCCTTGGCGATGTCGCCGACCCGCCGCGTGACGGCGTTGATCTCACTTTTGACGAGCGTGACGCCCGCGTCGAAGACGTCTACCAGAGCGCCACCAATACTTTTGTGTTCCATCCAGTCCTCCAGTGCGCCCCAGCGTCATGCGCCTGCATTCACAGTTCACTCTGTCCGGCGCGGTTCGTGCGGCCGGGCAGGGAGTGCCGATCGCGACTTCACAATCGACTCCAGCATAATGGACGGCATGACGCCCTTCAGGCAACTTGAAGAAAGCTTAAATTCGGCGTCGGCGGCCCGGACGGCGGCGCAGCGCAGCAATCTCCTCCCGGTCACGGCGGCCGGGTACATGTCTTGGCGCGAGCGGAGCCTGACGCTCCTCACGGGTTCGGCGTTCCCGCTGTCGCGTGAGACGCAGCTGTTCCTGCGCCTGTGCCGTCCGGCGGCGGGGCAGGCGTGGCTGGACGTGGGCACGAGCGGCGGGTACTACGCGGGGCTGCTGGCGGGCGCGGGCGCGCACGTGATCGCCTGCGATCTCAGTCCGGCGATGCTGCGGGTCGCGCAGCGGCGCGAGTCCAGTCCGCTGATCGAGTGGGCGCTCCTGAACGGCGAGGCGACGGGCCTGCCGGACGCGTCGCTGGACGGCGTGACGGTGGGCGCGACCCTGAACGAGACGCACGACCCGCGCGCCCTGCTGCGTGAGGCGGCGCGACTGCTGCGTCCGGGCGGGCAGCTGTGGGTGATGTACCTGGCGCGCAACGGCGGGCCGTGGCAGGAGCTGCTGTCGCGGCTGGGCGGCCTGACGTTCCTCGATCCGGCGCAGGTGCGGGAGGTGCTGCCGGGCCTGGAGCGCACGGACCTGCTGCGGATGCGGGACGTGGTGTTCGAGCGGCACGTGCAGTCCCGCTGACCGCGCGGTGCGGGGACGGCGGCCGGAACGGGCGGGCAGAACGTAAGAAATCAGAAATTGTGATTCCTGGGTTCCCGCCTACACTCTGAAGCACTGAGGGACGTTTGGCCTGCACGTCCGCCCCGGAGGCACCATGACGCAGAAACTCGAACCGCTCCTTTCCCGGAACCGTTCCGCCCGGCCGCCCGTTCCGGCCCCGGCGGTCCACGCGGGTTCGTCGTTGCGGGCGGCGGTGGAGCACTGCCGGGACGTGACGCGCGATCACTCCAAGACCTTCTTCTTCGGGTCGCGGTTCTTTCCGCTGGCGCAGCGGCAGGCGGTGTGGGCGGTGTACGCCGCGTGCCGTGACGGGGACGACATCGTGGACGAGCCGGGCGGCGGTCCACTGCAGCTGACGGACTGGTGGGCGCGCGTGCAGTGCGCGCTGGAGGGCCGCGTGGCGTTCACGCAGCGCGGGCCGCAGCCGGTGGACGTGGCGCTCGGGTGGGCGGCCACGCAGTTCCCGATTCCGGTGTCGGCCTTCGAGGAGCTGTACCTGGGCTTGCGCATGGACCTGGAGGGACAGGTGTACCGCGACATGGCGGACCTGGAGCTGTACTGCAGGCGCGTGGCGGGCGTGGTGGGCTTCATGATCGCGCCCATCTGCGGGTACGAGGGCGGCGAGCGGACCCTGCAGTACGCGCTGAAGCTGGGTCAGGCGATGCAGCTCACGAACATTCTGCGGGACGTGGGCGAGGACCTCGACCGGGGTCGCCTGTACCTGCCGCGCACGCTGCTCGACGAGTACGGCGTGACGCTGGCGTCGCTGCAGGCGCGTCAGGTGACGCCGGAGTACTGCGAGCTGATGCGTCACCTGACGCGCCTCGCCCGGCAGTGGTACGCGGAGGGCCGCGAGGGCATCCCGCAGCTGCACGGGACGGGCCGACTGGCCGTCACGGCGGCCGCGCGGGCGTATGAGGGCATTCTGGACGCGCTGGAACGCAACGGGCACGACAACTTCCGGCACCGGGCGAGCGTGAGCGGCCCGCGCAAACTGATGATGCTGCCGCAGGCGTGGTGGGAACTGCGTCTCAGCTGACGGGCCTGCGGGCCGACTGGCAGCAAAGCATACGGATGCCCGGCCCGGCAGCGTTCACAATGTCCTTCAGATGACTCCTGCCTCTCCCCTCACCGCTGGCCCTCGACCCAAGACCGCGCTCATCATCGGTTCCGGCTTCGGCGGGCTGAGTCTCGGCATCCGCCTGCAGAGCCTGGGGTTCCAGACGACGATCCTGGAGCGTCTGGATGCGCCGGGCGGCCGCGCGTACCAGAAGCGCGTCCCGGTAGGGGGCGGCGAGTACGTGTTCGACATGGGGCCGACCGTGATCACGGTCCCGCACTTCATCGAGGAGCTGTTCCGGCTGCAGGTGGGCCGCGCGGAGCTCGGGCCGGTGGATTTCCCGCCGGAGGTGCTGCACGCCGAGCGCGTGCGGGACGGCGTGAGCGGCGGTCCGGCCACGAGCCGGTACGTGCAGCTGCGGCCCATCCTGCCGTTCTACCGCATCTATTTCGATGACGGGACGTACTTCGACTATGACGGTGATCCGGAGTCCACGGTGCGGCAGATCACGGCGCTCGCGCCGGAGGACCTCGCGGGGTACGAGCGGTTCCACCGGGACGCGCAGGCGATCTTCGAGCGCGGCTTCCTGGAGCTGGGGTACACGCATTTCGGGGACGTGCCGAGCATGCTGCGGGTCGTGCCGGAACTCATGCGGCTGGACGCGGTCCGGACGCTGTTCAGCTTCACCTCGAAGTACTTCACGAACCCGAAGATGCAGCAGGTGTTCAGCTTCGAGACGCTGCTGGTGGGCGGGAACCCGCTGAGCGTGCCGTCCATCTACGCCATGATTCACTTCGTCGAGAAGACGTGGGGCATTCATTACGCGATGGGCGGCACGGGCGCGCTCGTGCGGGCCTTCGTGCAGAAGTACGAGGAGTTGGGGGGCCGCATCCGCTACGGGGCGGGCGTGGATCAGATCCTGACGTCGCCGGGCCTGCCGGGGCGCAGGCGCGCGACGGGTGTGCGTCTGGAGAGCGGCGAGGAGCTGCGGGCGGACGTGGTGGTCAGCAACGGCGACTGGGCGAACACGAACCTGAAGCTGCTGCCGCGCGCGGCGCGTCTCGTGAACAGCGACGTGCGCGTGAAGCTGGCGCGGCAGTCCATGAGTCTGCTCGTGATCTATTTCGGGTTCCGGGCGGACGGGCCGCAGGACCCGCCGATGGACCTGCGTCATCACAACATCATCCTGGGGCCGCG encodes:
- a CDS encoding NTP transferase domain-containing protein, which encodes MSAPHAPAARPLDVVILAAGQGTRMKSSLPKMLHPVLGRPMVAWSVKLAQGLGARDIVVVTGHGAEQVEETLRPLGVQFARQEQQLGTGHAFLTASQRLQGGADVLLLYGDSPMLPHATLQAFLDAHRSQGNALTVLTSELPDATGYGRIIRADNGDVQRIVEEKAATPEERRVREFNSGVYVMDPQAPELAARIGNDNVAGEYYITDLLALYREGGSRVAAFRIADPGEVMGANDRVQLAELEAIMRRRVNEAHMRAGVTLQDPANTVIHDTVTIGRDSVIAAGAHLLGHTTLGEGVQVGPYSVVQDSTLGDGAQLGPFAVVTGSALAGGSVVHAHSVLQEARVAGGSDVGPFARLRPGTVLEEGVHIGNFVETKNAHLHSGVKAGHLAYLGDVEIGAETNIGAGTIVANYDGLNKHRTEIGAGVFVGSNSTLVAPRTLGDAAFVAAGSTVTADVPEGAMAVARGQQRVVEGWSRRYWGAFGERLNAKLPFLAAWIARKP
- a CDS encoding GNAT family N-acetyltransferase; this encodes MTAVPPAFPGTLALPLTHPRSGKVYTLTRADALQDTPELRADLTAACNEPLIYDWLFRERCGGQPYSDADAAAFLAWLRAGWRDGTHFVFALQSPCGRTVGALDIKSADTDAAEIGYWLSARHSGLMTLAVQALEDVARQAGYRALYARVRPGNARSLNVTARAGWTDAGLEADGHHRRFTRALR
- a CDS encoding YciI family protein codes for the protein MTAPTLFIVTSSYLKPKTEIAEVTPQHREWLDQHYRSGLFIVSGRMVSGQGGVILARAETQAELEAVFAEDPFVQQGCSEYSYVAFTPVKRGAALHIEGIPLVE
- a CDS encoding prolipoprotein diacylglyceryl transferase; this encodes MHPVFLQIGSFTIAWYGVLITLGIVIGAVLGTRMARQRGLNEQLFSDMILWAVLWGLIGARLFFVATSWNLFAGKSGLPLLYDIVNIRQGGISIHGGLIFGVAYLVWAARRHRINFYKYADLFVPGVCFGIIGGRIGNIMNGSDTVGRVTGWAVGYHWPAWARGFHDSMCSAATPLNLVQYCQNIAGQQVMTAPVHFTQLYGVIIGIILSVAVFSWLRSRRPGWTFWQFWLWYSLLRAGWEETFRLNPLPWKVYLSEGLDKSGIGLFTETQLVSIPLVIVAILLLVRIRRQPEQPWTEPAPVTDPVKA
- a CDS encoding acetyl-CoA C-acetyltransferase, encoding MSNAVIVAASRTPVGRFLGALESVSAVQLGTVTLHETLSRSGLSPDLVEEVIMGQVVQAGSGQNPARQAAIHAGVPSAAGALTINKVCGSGLKAVILAAQSIRAGDQSAVLAGGMESMSGSPYLLPGARQGYRMGHQTALDANTQDGLWCSIGQEGMGMTGERVADHYGISRAEQDAYALASQQKAVAAMQAGRFTDEIVPVTVHGRKGDTVVSTDEGPRPETTAESLARLRPAFRADGTVTAGNAPGLNDGAASLMVTSRELAQAHGLPVLAEILGYATGGLDPEWVMMTPVPATRTLLQKLGWQASDVDLWELNEAFSVQSLAVTRELNLDPDRVNVHGGAVALGHPIGASGARILVTLLHALRQHDRETGVATLCMGGGNGLALAVRRV
- a CDS encoding glutaredoxin family protein, with translation MPDTLYSRNGCHLCEDAQAALDAAGWPYTRVEITGDADLERRYGWDVPVLVRDGHVLLKGVIGASRLRRLTPPTP
- a CDS encoding DUF456 domain-containing protein, which encodes MSWPFLVFLVCWLVGMVGTFVPVLPATLIIFAGSVVATLMDGFQPWPDLPFLLSFAALTVAISLIDNFASAWGARRYGGSRQAGWGALIGGLVGIFIPFGLILGPLAGALLAELVWVRKPFMEALRAAWGTLIGLLTGIAAKFVLHLLIGLFELWRLWDPAGSILRA
- a CDS encoding 3-hydroxyacyl-CoA dehydrogenase family protein, yielding MLFGVIGAGQMGGGIAQVAAQSGFDVVVQDVRQEFLDRGRANIGKSLAKLHEKGRLAETPEVVLGRMRFTTALEDFAGCDLVVEAIVEQEAVKTELFRSLGCIVKPEGVLASNTSSIPITALATSSGRPERFIGMHFMNPVPLMGLVEVIRGYRTSDETARFVMDTAEQMGKTPLTCNDFPGFVSNRILMPMLNEAIQCVMEGVADKEAIDGIMRLGMNHPMGPLTLADFIGLDTCLSIMEVLHQGLGDDKYRPSPLLRKMVQAGLLGRKSGEGFYRYD
- a CDS encoding GNAT family N-acetyltransferase, whose translation is MTLPGPLTAVRPATRGDVPAILDIYNEAVLHTTASYDLEPVTLASRLAWWDDKAAHGHPVFVAERGGTVLGWSTYGAFRTKPGYAHTAEHSVYVSATAHRQGLGRALMQPVITHARDAGLHVLVGGVDASNAASIALHVSLGFEQVAHFRQVGRKFGRWLDLAFMQLLLDDRP
- a CDS encoding DinB family protein, with product MSDPDRLYRILPQPPFTPQIGALVEMMNYARSTTLQAVHDLSVNELDAVPPGFSNSIGMLLAHVAATDRLYQTASFEGVDPYETEAYAPFVGAMSFGKDGERVQGRTLEELLAQLAEVREETLRQFAARDDAWLQEVMTAWDDFRPNQHWAWFHVMEDEVSHRGQIRVIRNALRAARG